One Aethina tumida isolate Nest 87 chromosome 5, icAetTumi1.1, whole genome shotgun sequence genomic window carries:
- the LOC109596527 gene encoding sperm flagellar protein 1 — MPKYITLFCWGNLLDMEQSRVDLNELYNWIDEQHFTRRKKFIHRDFADAVNLAEILKYHYPRLVQMHNYSPQNSVQKKLENWRMLNKRVLTRMRINLSEDTMEELANSEPGTIEKVLNMVKKQVETLDHGDVVPPRPRPVQKKVRKLKPIYQEIHARGEVVCGKAKKHGKRIALIRRNEYKQMKQDIKEKQEIKLLLEEEINCLKDLADKKDEAISCLTAKIESTKSPSSKIRHFLSSFFS; from the exons ATGCCAAAATACATAACGCTTTTTTGTTGGGGAAATTTGTTGGACATGGAGCAGTCCAGGGTAGATTTAAATGAACTCTACAACTGGATTGACGAGCAGCACTTCACCAGACGGAAGAAGTTCATACATCGGGACTTTGCGGACGCAG TAAATCTGGCCGAAATCTTGAAATATCATTATCCGAGACTGGTCCAGATGCACAATTACAGTCCACAGAATTCGGTGCAAAAGAAATTGGAGAACTGGCGAATGCTGAATAAGCGAGTGTTAACAAGGATGCGCATCAATTTGAGCGAGGACACGATGGAAGAACTTGCCAATTCCGAACCGGGAACTATCGAAAAGGTTTTGAATATGGTGAAGAAACAAGTCGAGACTTTGGATCATGGTGATGTTGTGCCACCACGACCGCGACCTGTACAAAAGAAAGTTCGCAAGCTCAAGCCGATATATCAGGAAATTCATGCTAGAg GTGAAGTAGTATGTGGTAAAGCAAAAAAGCATGGAAAAAGAATTGCTCTTATTCGTAGAAACGAGTATAAACAAATGAAGCAGGACATAAAggaaaaacaagaaattaaactattacttGAAGAAGAA attaattgtttaaaggaTCTTGCTGATAAAAAGGACGAAGCTATAAGTTGTTTAACGGCTAAAATTGAATCAACAAAATCACCATCGTCAAAAATAAGACATTTCTTAAGCAGTTTTTTTTCGTAA
- the LOC109596534 gene encoding TATA box-binding protein-associated factor RNA polymerase I subunit B isoform X2 has translation MPKVECEVCGGTDFYKESGHYFCNECQTQTQEIQEHVFEEELVKFNVKSTRKIEKNRDKSENNITSWECYNIILCKLTDQLIELGADKKLKPIVRYLWMSYLEKLEIIKPGEDIPKLPAVNYRKDAEIIYGIKTSRKRRRSVSSRSGSEATLNTSVSLKRERSRKKRALAESQLEEIAQKSTQESTSLYNETLTSIKSSSDKSSPSVMYNQYVLKELRKKCGKTHLKRHSSNVSMKCHKIKHSNISYKHKVTLLTPTKLYCILYVGLMINKDDIQIGDLLRFINDGHISFNYYRNLFPDDFHHKNLNIRDNSVKRTLTNFSFRKNVAQMINFLNLHKYITKPDLPKLCRRFCKELNLPDDLTNYVVNIVNKTSPKLNFAKNSTIFPNYEGRIMSVILVVLKLLFGFDDVTEYEFSRYSQLCDEYITFPKMFNVVDWMKYLHYRSVIIDEYHFPTQYNNNQTTVDSDLYLQFTSTKPPQFDEDMQLNKYMSQYKQLLLKLKDLQQNFNVGLEFEPSLTQSYNYCRFLSKSESNKPYQHEILNYESSNHSMDYLLKPNSFLKLINKGKHVDTVHHGANQNWKMKRIENLYTENKQTTELTKML, from the exons atgcctAAGGTAGAATGTGAAGTTTGTGGTGGTACTGATTTTTACAAGGAGTCTGGTCATTATTTCTGCAATGAATGCCAAACCCAAACGCAAGAGATACAGGAACATGTTTTTGAAGAAGAACTAGTCAAGTTTAATGTAAAGAGCACCAGGAAAATCGAGAAGAACCGGGATAAATCGGAAAACAATATCACAAGTTGGGAATGTTACAATATTATACTTTGCAAATTAACAGATCAATTAATAGAATTGGGAGCTGACAAAAAATTGAAGCCTATTGTTAGATATTTGTGGATGTCCTATTTAGAAAAactggaaataattaaacctgGTGAAGACATTCCCAAATTACCGGCCGTCAATTACAGAAA agATGCCgaaataatttatggaattAAGACGAGTCGAAAACGTCGACGTTCCGTTTCCAGTAGATCAGGATCTGAGGCCACATTAAACACGTCAGTTTCACTGAAACGTGAAAGAAGTAGAAAAAAG aggGCTTTGGCAGAGTCCCAACTGGAGGAAATTGCCCAGAAATCAACGCAAGAATCGACGTCATTGTATAATGAAACTCTGACGAGCATAAAAAGCAGTTCAGACAAAAGTTCACCAAGTGTAATGTACAATCAGTACGTTCTGAAGGAGCTTCGCAAAAAATGTGggaaaacacatttaaaacgTCACTCTTCCAATGTATCTATGAAAtgtcacaaaattaaacattcaaacATTTCGTATAAACACAAGGTAACACTTTTGACGCCGACGAAATTGTATTGTATCTTGTACGTCGGTTTGATGATTAATAAGGATGATATTCAGATTGGCGACTTGTTGAGATTCATTAATGATGGTcacattagttttaattactacAGGAATTTATTCCCGGACGACTTTCACCATAAGAACTTGAACATTAGGGACAACTCAGTTAAAAGAACCCTgacaaattttagttttaggaAGAATGTGGCTcagatgattaattttttaaatttgcacaAATATATAACTAAACCAGATTTACCAAAACTTTGCAGGAGGTTTTGCAAAGAACTAAATTTGCCCGACGATTTAACGAATTACGTTGTCaacattgttaataaaacGTCACCGAAATTAAACTTTGCTAAAAACTCGACTATTTTTCCCAATTACGAAGGTCGAATTATGTCAGTAATACTTgttgttttgaaattgttgtttgGGTTTGATGATGTGACAGAATACGAGTTTTCCCGCTATTCTCAGCTTTGCGATGAATATATTACCTTCCCTAAAATGTTCAATGTTGTTGATTGGATGAAATATCTACACTATCGGAGTGTAATAATTGATGAATACCATTTTCCTACTCAATATAACAATAACCAGACTACAGTTGATAGTGATTTGTATTTGCAGTTTACTTCCACAAAACCTCCTCAGTTTGATGAAGATATGcagttgaataaatatatgtcCCAGTACAAgcaattgttgttaaaattgaaggatttacaacaaaactttAATGTAGGTTTAGAATTTGAACCTAGCCTGACACAGTCGTATAATTATTGTAGATTCCTGAGTAAATCTGAAAGTAATAAACCGTATCAacacgaaattttaaattatgagtcGTCAAATCACAGTATGGATTACCTGTTAAAACCTAAcagtttcttaaaattaataaacaaagggAAGCACGTAGACACTGTCCATCACGGCGCGAATCAAAACTGGAAGATGAAACGGATTGAAAATCTTTACACAGAAAACAAACAG ACGACGGAACTCACGAAAATGCTTTGA
- the LOC109596534 gene encoding TATA box-binding protein-associated factor RNA polymerase I subunit B isoform X1: protein MPKVECEVCGGTDFYKESGHYFCNECQTQTQEIQEHVFEEELVKFNVKSTRKIEKNRDKSENNITSWECYNIILCKLTDQLIELGADKKLKPIVRYLWMSYLEKLEIIKPGEDIPKLPAVNYRKDAEIIYGIKTSRKRRRSVSSRSGSEATLNTSVSLKRERSRKKRALAESQLEEIAQKSTQESTSLYNETLTSIKSSSDKSSPSVMYNQYVLKELRKKCGKTHLKRHSSNVSMKCHKIKHSNISYKHKVTLLTPTKLYCILYVGLMINKDDIQIGDLLRFINDGHISFNYYRNLFPDDFHHKNLNIRDNSVKRTLTNFSFRKNVAQMINFLNLHKYITKPDLPKLCRRFCKELNLPDDLTNYVVNIVNKTSPKLNFAKNSTIFPNYEGRIMSVILVVLKLLFGFDDVTEYEFSRYSQLCDEYITFPKMFNVVDWMKYLHYRSVIIDEYHFPTQYNNNQTTVDSDLYLQFTSTKPPQFDEDMQLNKYMSQYKQLLLKLKDLQQNFNVGLEFEPSLTQSYNYCRFLSKSESNKPYQHEILNYESSNHSMDYLLKPNSFLKLINKGKHVDTVHHGANQNWKMKRIENLYTENKQVMESDGTLVTVKMVAGKSDNVVADLKRHVVDDGTHENALNQFPVNNADAFEKNTRLTQQNQLVDFQARNNVKIREQYMQHYNPFEQYWINYTCYSDTISLDYFNEFYRCYPESFRLIFGECARILGQSILTFYFEFQYTEAYLIYCANYTPREKNLKKNIKGRKLLTIVNRAKKVW, encoded by the exons atgcctAAGGTAGAATGTGAAGTTTGTGGTGGTACTGATTTTTACAAGGAGTCTGGTCATTATTTCTGCAATGAATGCCAAACCCAAACGCAAGAGATACAGGAACATGTTTTTGAAGAAGAACTAGTCAAGTTTAATGTAAAGAGCACCAGGAAAATCGAGAAGAACCGGGATAAATCGGAAAACAATATCACAAGTTGGGAATGTTACAATATTATACTTTGCAAATTAACAGATCAATTAATAGAATTGGGAGCTGACAAAAAATTGAAGCCTATTGTTAGATATTTGTGGATGTCCTATTTAGAAAAactggaaataattaaacctgGTGAAGACATTCCCAAATTACCGGCCGTCAATTACAGAAA agATGCCgaaataatttatggaattAAGACGAGTCGAAAACGTCGACGTTCCGTTTCCAGTAGATCAGGATCTGAGGCCACATTAAACACGTCAGTTTCACTGAAACGTGAAAGAAGTAGAAAAAAG aggGCTTTGGCAGAGTCCCAACTGGAGGAAATTGCCCAGAAATCAACGCAAGAATCGACGTCATTGTATAATGAAACTCTGACGAGCATAAAAAGCAGTTCAGACAAAAGTTCACCAAGTGTAATGTACAATCAGTACGTTCTGAAGGAGCTTCGCAAAAAATGTGggaaaacacatttaaaacgTCACTCTTCCAATGTATCTATGAAAtgtcacaaaattaaacattcaaacATTTCGTATAAACACAAGGTAACACTTTTGACGCCGACGAAATTGTATTGTATCTTGTACGTCGGTTTGATGATTAATAAGGATGATATTCAGATTGGCGACTTGTTGAGATTCATTAATGATGGTcacattagttttaattactacAGGAATTTATTCCCGGACGACTTTCACCATAAGAACTTGAACATTAGGGACAACTCAGTTAAAAGAACCCTgacaaattttagttttaggaAGAATGTGGCTcagatgattaattttttaaatttgcacaAATATATAACTAAACCAGATTTACCAAAACTTTGCAGGAGGTTTTGCAAAGAACTAAATTTGCCCGACGATTTAACGAATTACGTTGTCaacattgttaataaaacGTCACCGAAATTAAACTTTGCTAAAAACTCGACTATTTTTCCCAATTACGAAGGTCGAATTATGTCAGTAATACTTgttgttttgaaattgttgtttgGGTTTGATGATGTGACAGAATACGAGTTTTCCCGCTATTCTCAGCTTTGCGATGAATATATTACCTTCCCTAAAATGTTCAATGTTGTTGATTGGATGAAATATCTACACTATCGGAGTGTAATAATTGATGAATACCATTTTCCTACTCAATATAACAATAACCAGACTACAGTTGATAGTGATTTGTATTTGCAGTTTACTTCCACAAAACCTCCTCAGTTTGATGAAGATATGcagttgaataaatatatgtcCCAGTACAAgcaattgttgttaaaattgaaggatttacaacaaaactttAATGTAGGTTTAGAATTTGAACCTAGCCTGACACAGTCGTATAATTATTGTAGATTCCTGAGTAAATCTGAAAGTAATAAACCGTATCAacacgaaattttaaattatgagtcGTCAAATCACAGTATGGATTACCTGTTAAAACCTAAcagtttcttaaaattaataaacaaagggAAGCACGTAGACACTGTCCATCACGGCGCGAATCAAAACTGGAAGATGAAACGGATTGAAAATCTTTACACAGAAAACAAACAGGTAATGGAAAGTGACGGAACTTTAGTAACTGTTAAAATGGTCGCTGGTAAATCTGATAATGTTGTCGCCGATTTAAAACGGCATGTTGTAGACGACGGAACTCACGAAAATGCTTTGAACCAGTTTCCGGTGAATAACGCTGATGCTTTCGAAAAAAATACGCGGTTAACGCAACAAAATCAACTGGTGGATTTTCAAGCGAGGAACAACGTTAAAATTAGAGAACAATATATGCAACACTACAATCCATTCGAACAATATTGGATAAATTATACGTGTTATTCGGATACAatttctttggattatttcaACGAGTTTTACAGATGTTATCCTGAGAGTTTCCGGCTTATTTTTGGGGAGTGCGCCCGTATTTTAGGACAGAGTATATTGACGTTCTACTTTGAGTTTCAATATACTGAGGcgtatttaatttactgcGCCAATTACACCCCTAGAGAAAAGAacttgaagaaaaatattaaagggaGAAAATTGTTGACTATTGTTAACAGAGCCAAAAAGGTTTGgtaa
- the LOC109596534 gene encoding uncharacterized protein LOC109596534 isoform X3: MPKVECEVCGGTDFYKESGHYFCNECQTQTQEIQEHVFEEELVKFNVKSTRKIEKNRDKSENNITSWECYNIILCKLTDQLIELGADKKLKPIVRYLWMSYLEKLEIIKPGEDIPKLPAVNYRKDAEIIYGIKTSRKRRRSVSSRSGSEATLNTSVSLKRERSRKKRALAESQLEEIAQKSTQESTSLYNETLTSIKSSSDKSSPSVMYNQYVLKELRKKCGKTHLKRHSSNVSMKCHKIKHSNISYKHKFTSTKPPQFDEDMQLNKYMSQYKQLLLKLKDLQQNFNVGLEFEPSLTQSYNYCRFLSKSESNKPYQHEILNYESSNHSMDYLLKPNSFLKLINKGKHVDTVHHGANQNWKMKRIENLYTENKQVMESDGTLVTVKMVAGKSDNVVADLKRHVVDDGTHENALNQFPVNNADAFEKNTRLTQQNQLVDFQARNNVKIREQYMQHYNPFEQYWINYTCYSDTISLDYFNEFYRCYPESFRLIFGECARILGQSILTFYFEFQYTEAYLIYCANYTPREKNLKKNIKGRKLLTIVNRAKKVW; encoded by the exons atgcctAAGGTAGAATGTGAAGTTTGTGGTGGTACTGATTTTTACAAGGAGTCTGGTCATTATTTCTGCAATGAATGCCAAACCCAAACGCAAGAGATACAGGAACATGTTTTTGAAGAAGAACTAGTCAAGTTTAATGTAAAGAGCACCAGGAAAATCGAGAAGAACCGGGATAAATCGGAAAACAATATCACAAGTTGGGAATGTTACAATATTATACTTTGCAAATTAACAGATCAATTAATAGAATTGGGAGCTGACAAAAAATTGAAGCCTATTGTTAGATATTTGTGGATGTCCTATTTAGAAAAactggaaataattaaacctgGTGAAGACATTCCCAAATTACCGGCCGTCAATTACAGAAA agATGCCgaaataatttatggaattAAGACGAGTCGAAAACGTCGACGTTCCGTTTCCAGTAGATCAGGATCTGAGGCCACATTAAACACGTCAGTTTCACTGAAACGTGAAAGAAGTAGAAAAAAG aggGCTTTGGCAGAGTCCCAACTGGAGGAAATTGCCCAGAAATCAACGCAAGAATCGACGTCATTGTATAATGAAACTCTGACGAGCATAAAAAGCAGTTCAGACAAAAGTTCACCAAGTGTAATGTACAATCAGTACGTTCTGAAGGAGCTTCGCAAAAAATGTGggaaaacacatttaaaacgTCACTCTTCCAATGTATCTATGAAAtgtcacaaaattaaacattcaaacATTTCGTATAAACACAAG TTTACTTCCACAAAACCTCCTCAGTTTGATGAAGATATGcagttgaataaatatatgtcCCAGTACAAgcaattgttgttaaaattgaaggatttacaacaaaactttAATGTAGGTTTAGAATTTGAACCTAGCCTGACACAGTCGTATAATTATTGTAGATTCCTGAGTAAATCTGAAAGTAATAAACCGTATCAacacgaaattttaaattatgagtcGTCAAATCACAGTATGGATTACCTGTTAAAACCTAAcagtttcttaaaattaataaacaaagggAAGCACGTAGACACTGTCCATCACGGCGCGAATCAAAACTGGAAGATGAAACGGATTGAAAATCTTTACACAGAAAACAAACAGGTAATGGAAAGTGACGGAACTTTAGTAACTGTTAAAATGGTCGCTGGTAAATCTGATAATGTTGTCGCCGATTTAAAACGGCATGTTGTAGACGACGGAACTCACGAAAATGCTTTGAACCAGTTTCCGGTGAATAACGCTGATGCTTTCGAAAAAAATACGCGGTTAACGCAACAAAATCAACTGGTGGATTTTCAAGCGAGGAACAACGTTAAAATTAGAGAACAATATATGCAACACTACAATCCATTCGAACAATATTGGATAAATTATACGTGTTATTCGGATACAatttctttggattatttcaACGAGTTTTACAGATGTTATCCTGAGAGTTTCCGGCTTATTTTTGGGGAGTGCGCCCGTATTTTAGGACAGAGTATATTGACGTTCTACTTTGAGTTTCAATATACTGAGGcgtatttaatttactgcGCCAATTACACCCCTAGAGAAAAGAacttgaagaaaaatattaaagggaGAAAATTGTTGACTATTGTTAACAGAGCCAAAAAGGTTTGgtaa
- the LOC109596536 gene encoding transcription initiation factor IIA subunit 1, whose amino-acid sequence MSHALCKSTVLKIYQDVIDDVISGVRELFLEDGVDETVLQELKQLWDTKLMASKAVTTEEEKKKVEPTNGFPKQVQNPMPQQLVQQPIQVFENKMVPIQITLPPQPGTEGNQSRVLTIQVPQSALQGNQLQKVLTGPVITATMGLPVNIASSVLQQHVNAAFASQQQAVTIVNKGLIQTDGAAQDAESDEELEIEFVLPGPLKKVGKRGKKAKLQKLRKQSVAEAAIASTSEATAIPSTSSSSLVQADGPLDTSDEDEDASDNDDDDDDDLDEDKDEDDHEMEDEGGEEEPLNSEDDVTDDDPSDLFDTDNIVVCQYDKIMRNRNKWKFHLKDGIMNLNGQDYVFQKANGDAEW is encoded by the exons ATGTCTCACGCCCTGTGCAAATCGACCGTACTGAAAATCTATCAGGACGTCATCGATGATGTGATCTCTGGCGTCCGGGAACTGTTCCTAGAGGACGGTGTCGACGAAACCGTTCTCCAGGAACTGAAACAATTGTGGGACACCAAACTGATGGCCAGTAAAGCCGTAACTACGGAAGAGGAAAAGAAGAAAGTAGAGCCGACAAACGGTTTCCCCAAGCAGGTGCAGAATCCCATGCCACAGCAATTGGTTCAGCAACCAATTCAGGTGTTTGAGAACAAAATGGTACCCATTCAGATTACCCTGCCCCCACAACCGGGAACCGAGGGAAATCAGTCTCGCGTTCTCACTATTCAGGTTCCGCAGTCGGCTTTGCAAGGTAATCAGTTGCAAAAGGTCTTAACCGGACCGGTTATTACTGCAACGATGGGGCTGCCGGTGAATATTGCGTCGTCGGTGTTGCAACAACACGTCAACGCAGCGTTCGCGAGCCAGCAGCAGGCTGTAACGATTGTCAATAAGGGTTTGATACAAACCGATGGGGCAGCTCAAGATGCTGAATCAGATGAGGAACTCGAGATTGAATTTGTGCTGCCTGGACCGCTCAAGAAAGTCGGTAAAAGAG GTAAAAAAGCAAAATTGCAAAAGTTACGCAAGCAGTCAGTGGCTGAGGCTGCTATTGCTTCAACCTCTGAGGCGACTGCTATCCCTTCGACATCATCTTCGTCGCTCGTCCAGGCGGACGGACCACTAGACACCTCGGATGAAGACGAGGACGCTTCGGACAACGACGATGATGACGACGACGATTTGGATGAAGACAAAGACGAAGACGATCACGAAATGGAAGATGAGGGCGGGGAAGAGGAGCCCTTGAATTCAGAAGACGATGTGACGGACGACGATCCGAGCGATCTGTTCGACACCGATAACATAGTCGTGTGCCAATACGATAAGATTATGCGTAACAGAAATAAGTGGAAGTTCCATCTGAAAGATGGGATCATGAATCTGAATGGACAGGACTATGTCTTCCAGAAGGCGAACGGAGATGCTGAATGGTAA